From the Candidatus Amarolinea dominans genome, one window contains:
- the npdG gene encoding NADPH-dependent F420 reductase, producing the protein MSDLFNRTIAILGGTGAEGAGLAMRWARAGLRVIVGSRLADKGAAAAAAYNERIGAVAHPLVGTDNLSAAQAADIAVLTVPYAAHLATLGGLKDALQGKILLDVTVPLVPPRVSVVQLPAAGSACLEAQNFLGEGVQVVAAFQDISAEHLGDPDHDLDCDVLVAGNSREAKQVAIELAHLAGLDAFDAGPLANAGVIEGMAAVLIGISIRHKIKGAGIRLTGVPRG; encoded by the coding sequence ATGAGTGACTTATTCAATCGAACGATCGCCATACTTGGCGGCACCGGCGCGGAAGGCGCCGGCCTGGCGATGCGCTGGGCGCGGGCCGGACTCAGGGTGATCGTCGGCTCGCGCCTGGCCGACAAGGGCGCCGCGGCCGCGGCCGCGTACAACGAACGCATCGGCGCCGTGGCCCATCCGCTCGTCGGAACCGACAACCTCAGCGCAGCACAAGCGGCGGACATCGCCGTGCTGACCGTGCCCTACGCGGCGCACCTGGCGACCCTGGGCGGTCTCAAGGACGCGCTACAAGGCAAAATCCTGCTCGACGTGACCGTGCCCCTGGTGCCGCCCAGGGTCAGCGTCGTGCAGCTCCCCGCGGCCGGCTCGGCCTGCCTGGAAGCGCAGAACTTCCTGGGCGAGGGCGTTCAGGTCGTGGCCGCGTTCCAGGACATCTCGGCCGAGCACCTGGGCGACCCCGATCATGACCTGGACTGCGATGTGCTGGTGGCGGGCAACAGCAGGGAGGCAAAGCAGGTCGCCATCGAGCTGGCTCACCTGGCCGGGCTGGACGCGTTCGACGCCGGACCGCTGGCCAACGCCGGCGTCATCGAAGGCATGGCCGCCGTGCTGATCGGCATCAGCATCCGTCACAAGATCAAGGGCGCAGGCATTCGCCTCACCGGCGTCCCGCGCGGTTAG
- the cofE gene encoding coenzyme F420-0:L-glutamate ligase: protein MLTALTDIPLIRPGDDLAAIVLAGLARAELTLQDGDVIVIAQKIVSKAEGRLLHWRELIPSAQALELAALTGKHPGHVQAILDDSLSIVRVARGVLITEQRAGWICANAGVDHSNVDGDSDDLLTLLPEDADRSAQRLRERLVDATGAQIAVIINDTHGRAWRMGAVGVAIGVAGIIPVTDLRGHPDLFGMTLRSSEVGTADEIASAASLLMGQSDEGRPIVHVRGAPFQAGEGSARAIVRPPQLDLFR from the coding sequence ATGCTCACCGCTCTCACCGATATTCCCCTCATCCGACCGGGCGACGACCTGGCTGCCATCGTCCTGGCCGGACTGGCGCGGGCGGAGTTGACCTTGCAGGATGGCGATGTGATCGTCATTGCCCAGAAAATCGTCTCCAAGGCCGAGGGGCGCCTGCTGCATTGGCGTGAGCTGATCCCCTCAGCGCAGGCGCTGGAACTGGCCGCGCTGACCGGCAAACACCCCGGCCACGTGCAGGCCATCCTGGACGACAGCCTCAGCATCGTGCGCGTCGCGCGCGGCGTGCTCATCACCGAGCAGCGCGCCGGCTGGATTTGCGCCAACGCCGGCGTGGACCATTCCAACGTGGACGGCGACAGCGATGACCTCCTGACCCTGCTGCCGGAGGACGCCGACCGCTCCGCACAGCGTCTGCGTGAGCGGCTGGTTGACGCGACCGGCGCGCAGATTGCCGTCATCATCAACGACACTCACGGCCGCGCCTGGCGCATGGGTGCGGTAGGCGTTGCCATCGGCGTCGCGGGCATCATCCCGGTCACCGACCTGCGCGGCCATCCCGATCTGTTCGGCATGACCCTGCGCAGTTCCGAGGTGGGCACGGCCGATGAGATCGCCTCGGCCGCCTCGCTGCTGATGGGGCAGTCAGACGAAGGCCGCCCGATCGTGCATGTGCGCGGCGCGCCTTTCCAGGCCGGCGAAGGCTCCGCACGCGCAATCGTGCGTCCCCCGCAGCTCGACCTGTTCCGCTAG
- a CDS encoding DUF4058 family protein, with protein MRYLFPGMDPYLEGYLWPDVHLALAAQIRRQLEPFLRPKYVARLAIRMVGDAAEGIEIAPTNGDRPGSGSQPDIEVVKRMPPARATVPSAPFAQSSLPISPPTAVLTLPEPIQRRLVTVEVRDAASNELVTAIELISPTNKRMPDLHRYRSKRRALLTAGKNLLEIDLIRRGTRPFAFSGMPAATYAVALTRSDNPNRVEFWALNLPDPLPVLPTPLLPPDPDVALDLGSALRTVYEEADYDLSLDYTQAPPPPALREADASWLATLLSGSGLR; from the coding sequence ATGCGTTACTTGTTTCCCGGTATGGATCCATACCTCGAAGGTTACCTGTGGCCGGATGTGCATCTGGCCCTGGCCGCCCAAATACGCCGCCAACTCGAACCCTTTCTGCGCCCCAAATACGTGGCGCGGCTGGCCATTCGCATGGTGGGAGATGCAGCCGAAGGCATCGAAATCGCGCCGACCAATGGCGACAGACCGGGGTCTGGCAGCCAACCGGACATCGAGGTCGTCAAGCGGATGCCGCCGGCGCGTGCGACGGTCCCTTCAGCCCCCTTCGCGCAGAGCAGCCTGCCCATCTCACCGCCAACCGCAGTCCTCACCCTGCCGGAGCCGATTCAGCGCCGCCTCGTAACCGTGGAGGTGCGCGATGCCGCTTCGAATGAGTTGGTCACAGCGATCGAACTGATTTCGCCAACCAACAAGCGCATGCCCGATCTACATCGTTACCGCAGCAAGCGTCGGGCGCTGCTGACGGCCGGCAAGAACCTGCTCGAAATTGACCTGATTCGCCGGGGAACGCGGCCCTTTGCCTTCTCTGGGATGCCGGCCGCAACCTACGCCGTCGCCCTGACTCGCAGCGACAATCCCAACCGGGTGGAATTTTGGGCACTGAACCTGCCCGATCCGCTACCGGTTCTGCCGACGCCCCTGCTGCCGCCCGATCCTGACGTGGCGCTCGACCTGGGAAGCGCCCTGCGCACGGTGTACGAAGAAGCCGACTATGACTTGAGCCTCGATTACACGCAAGCGCCCCCGCCCCCGGCCTTGCGCGAGGCCGACGCGTCGTGGCTGGCAACCTTACTTTCGGGATCAGGATTGCGTTGA
- the rho gene encoding transcription termination factor Rho codes for MSDIGSGILSRGRDGLRLVNAVQPAAGDISVSAQLMQAYGLVEGATVTGPVQQGRAGRELMEVTSVCGLSPAAFRARTPFTQLVAVDPNERFNLGAGGDVAMRAVDLLAPIGRGTRGLIVAPPKAGKTTLLEQIARAIRAERPAARIVVLLIDERPEELTYFRRTVAAEVFASSSDQSPAEHTALAELLLAHIRTELECGNDIVVLLDSLTRLARAFNRRSSGSGRSLSGGMDAAALETPRRFFGLARNIENGGSVTILATALIETGSRMDQLIYEEFKSTGNSEIVLDRDLAQEQLYPAIDVHRTGTRKEERLVSATDMAHLVTLRRTLAGYPPQQALTHLLTLLAQYPTNTELLQHLPPARR; via the coding sequence ATGTCTGACATCGGCAGCGGTATTTTGAGCAGAGGTCGCGACGGACTGCGCCTGGTCAACGCGGTGCAGCCGGCCGCGGGCGACATCAGTGTGTCGGCACAACTGATGCAGGCGTATGGCCTGGTCGAGGGAGCTACCGTGACCGGGCCAGTGCAGCAGGGCCGGGCAGGCCGCGAACTGATGGAAGTCACCTCGGTCTGCGGCCTGTCTCCTGCGGCCTTTCGGGCGCGCACCCCCTTCACACAATTGGTTGCGGTGGACCCCAACGAGCGCTTCAACCTGGGCGCGGGCGGCGACGTTGCCATGCGCGCGGTGGATTTGCTGGCGCCCATCGGCAGAGGCACCCGCGGCCTGATCGTCGCCCCACCCAAGGCCGGTAAGACCACGCTGTTGGAACAGATCGCGCGCGCCATCCGCGCCGAGCGACCGGCCGCGCGCATCGTCGTCCTGCTGATTGACGAGCGCCCTGAGGAACTGACCTACTTCCGGCGCACGGTGGCGGCCGAGGTTTTTGCCAGCTCCAGCGATCAAAGCCCGGCCGAACACACGGCCCTGGCAGAACTGCTGCTGGCGCACATCCGCACCGAACTGGAATGCGGCAATGACATCGTCGTGCTGCTCGACAGCCTGACCCGCTTGGCGCGCGCGTTCAACCGCCGCAGCAGCGGCAGCGGGCGCAGCCTTTCCGGCGGCATGGACGCCGCAGCCCTGGAGACGCCGCGGCGCTTCTTCGGCCTGGCGCGCAACATCGAAAACGGCGGCTCGGTCACGATCCTGGCCACCGCCCTGATCGAGACCGGCTCGCGCATGGATCAGCTCATCTATGAGGAATTCAAGAGCACCGGCAACAGTGAAATTGTGCTGGACCGCGACCTGGCCCAGGAACAGTTGTACCCGGCCATTGATGTTCACCGCACCGGCACCCGCAAGGAAGAACGGCTGGTCAGCGCGACCGACATGGCGCACCTGGTCACCCTGCGGCGCACCCTGGCCGGCTACCCGCCCCAGCAGGCGCTCACCCATCTCCTAACACTCCTGGCCCAGTATCCGACCAACACTGAGCTGCTGCAGCACCTCCCGCCGGCCAGGCGGTAG
- a CDS encoding ABC transporter substrate-binding protein, protein MLALTRPARLLFVLFLAVLLAACVPASSTPTGPATPGAQFPTTPPQTPAITVTRLTLWHAYGGALGQSFDALVQQFNQTHPTIQVESSYGGTLFTMREKLVTALAAKSGPDMAQIDQFWSSELADAGALVSLDDFIAGDASLAGADIWDKAWQTASYQGKRWSMPFALSNIALYYNKALFQKAGLDLDQPPVTWEMLAAIARQLTLDADQNGTPEQWGITMPLKANEGNVYYWLAFLWQNNGALFSDDFKAVRFDEAAGVEALQFWVDLAKKDRSLPLAPPENGFEGGKVGMAIASTARLSALRKALGPDNLGMAPLPGHKRTATGVGGANLAILSRAKDQAAAWEFIRWMTSPETNLAWSMASGYLPLRQSVVQSAAYQDYLKQTPQAQVILDQMAVAVVRPNVPAYTPVSREIGLAIEAALFTDISAQAALTAAAAKAASAIK, encoded by the coding sequence ATGCTTGCGTTGACCAGGCCTGCGCGCCTGCTGTTCGTCTTGTTCCTGGCCGTTCTCTTGGCGGCCTGCGTCCCTGCGTCATCCACCCCGACCGGCCCGGCGACCCCGGGCGCTCAATTCCCCACCACCCCGCCGCAGACACCAGCGATTACCGTCACGCGTCTCACCCTGTGGCACGCCTACGGCGGCGCCCTGGGCCAATCGTTCGACGCGCTGGTGCAGCAGTTCAACCAAACCCACCCCACCATCCAGGTCGAGTCGAGCTATGGCGGCACCCTCTTCACGATGCGCGAAAAGCTCGTCACCGCCCTCGCGGCCAAGTCCGGGCCGGACATGGCGCAGATTGACCAGTTCTGGTCGTCAGAGCTGGCCGATGCCGGCGCGCTCGTCAGCCTGGACGACTTCATCGCAGGAGATGCCAGCCTGGCCGGCGCCGACATCTGGGACAAAGCCTGGCAAACGGCCAGCTACCAGGGCAAGCGCTGGTCCATGCCCTTTGCGCTCAGCAACATCGCCCTGTACTACAACAAGGCGCTCTTCCAAAAAGCCGGGCTGGACCTCGATCAGCCGCCGGTCACCTGGGAGATGCTGGCCGCGATCGCCCGCCAACTGACGCTGGACGCGGACCAGAACGGCACGCCGGAGCAGTGGGGGATCACCATGCCGCTCAAGGCCAATGAAGGCAACGTCTATTACTGGCTGGCTTTCTTGTGGCAGAACAACGGCGCGCTTTTCAGCGATGACTTCAAGGCGGTACGCTTCGACGAAGCGGCCGGTGTGGAGGCGCTGCAATTCTGGGTTGACCTGGCGAAGAAGGATCGCTCGCTGCCGCTGGCGCCGCCGGAAAACGGCTTCGAGGGGGGCAAGGTGGGCATGGCCATTGCTTCCACCGCGCGCCTCAGCGCGCTGCGCAAGGCCCTGGGGCCGGACAACCTGGGCATGGCGCCCCTGCCCGGCCACAAACGGACCGCCACCGGCGTGGGCGGCGCCAATCTCGCCATCCTCAGCCGCGCCAAAGATCAGGCCGCGGCCTGGGAATTCATCCGCTGGATGACCAGCCCGGAGACCAACCTGGCCTGGAGCATGGCCAGCGGCTATTTGCCCCTGCGTCAGTCTGTGGTGCAGTCGGCCGCTTACCAGGATTACCTGAAACAGACCCCGCAGGCGCAGGTCATCCTGGATCAGATGGCGGTCGCGGTCGTGCGCCCCAACGTGCCGGCCTACACCCCGGTTTCGCGTGAGATCGGCCTGGCCATCGAAGCCGCCCTCTTCACCGACATCAGCGCCCAGGCCGCGCTCACCGCCGCCGCGGCCAAGGCCGCGTCTGCAATCAAGTAG
- a CDS encoding carbohydrate ABC transporter permease translates to MKRRSVGTFLLHAGLTLAGLSAIFPFLWMLLLSVQETSLTLTAPALRWPWPPSFANYIAAWHAIPLARYYANSLLVAGVVALGQVITGLLAGYVFARLQFRGRDLLFLLFLGTLLVPTEVTLIPSFLLMRWLGWGDRLPALTVPFLAHPTAIFLLRQYLLTLPGALEDAARMDGCSHLQVLWYIFIPLALPAAGVVGLFSFLWSWKAFVWPLVIIQTPARYTIPVGLAMLQSELGTDWPLLMAATALATLPVLLLYTALRRSERVFDFGF, encoded by the coding sequence ATGAAGCGCCGATCCGTCGGAACTTTCCTGCTGCACGCCGGTCTGACCCTCGCCGGCCTGAGCGCCATCTTTCCCTTCCTGTGGATGCTGCTCCTATCCGTGCAAGAAACCTCCCTCACCCTGACCGCGCCGGCCCTGCGCTGGCCCTGGCCTCCGTCGTTTGCCAACTACATCGCCGCCTGGCACGCGATCCCCCTGGCCCGCTATTACGCCAACAGCCTGCTTGTCGCCGGCGTCGTGGCGCTGGGCCAGGTCATCACCGGCCTGCTGGCCGGCTACGTCTTCGCCCGCCTGCAGTTTCGGGGACGCGACCTGCTCTTCCTGCTCTTCCTGGGCACCCTGCTCGTGCCCACCGAAGTGACCCTGATTCCGAGTTTCCTGCTCATGCGCTGGCTCGGCTGGGGTGACCGCCTGCCGGCGCTGACTGTGCCTTTCCTCGCGCATCCCACCGCCATCTTCCTGCTGCGCCAATATCTGTTGACCCTGCCGGGCGCGCTCGAAGACGCGGCGCGCATGGACGGCTGCTCGCATCTGCAAGTTCTGTGGTACATCTTCATCCCGCTGGCCCTGCCCGCGGCCGGCGTGGTTGGCCTGTTCAGCTTTCTGTGGAGTTGGAAGGCCTTCGTCTGGCCGTTGGTCATCATCCAGACCCCGGCACGCTACACCATCCCGGTCGGCCTGGCCATGCTGCAAAGCGAGCTGGGCACAGATTGGCCTCTGCTAATGGCGGCCACCGCCCTCGCCACCCTGCCGGTGCTGCTGCTCTATACGGCGCTTCGGCGTAGCGAACGGGTGTTCGATTTCGGCTTCTGA
- a CDS encoding sugar ABC transporter permease, with protein MKSAWAAGAGERRSAQADLGGALAGNLAALMLREKHLAVAVGLAPAGLVGLIFVVIPLAISLYVSLWEWPLLRPGREFLGLGNYARLLQTPDFWRALRVTLLYAAGVVGLGTPLALLLALALHQVRRGQALYRTAIFLPVAITTVVAAIFWRWLYQPYAGPLALLWQVLGWRPIAWLNDVALPALILMALWKQTGYYVLVYLAGLTALPAEVHEAARLDGAGWLAETWYVTLPLLRPITAFVLITGSIFALESFGPVYVLTGGGPAGATTTLVLYLYERAFAFSELGYAAALGWALFVLLIPLIWLQFRLWGRAEVAA; from the coding sequence ATGAAATCGGCCTGGGCGGCCGGCGCTGGGGAGCGGCGGTCGGCGCAGGCCGACCTGGGCGGAGCCTTGGCCGGAAATCTGGCGGCCCTGATGCTGCGTGAAAAACACCTCGCCGTCGCCGTTGGCCTGGCGCCGGCCGGCCTCGTTGGCCTCATCTTCGTCGTCATCCCGCTCGCCATTTCGCTCTACGTCAGCCTGTGGGAATGGCCCCTCCTGCGCCCTGGCCGCGAATTCCTCGGCCTGGGCAACTACGCCCGCCTGCTGCAAACGCCTGATTTTTGGCGCGCCCTGCGCGTGACACTGCTCTACGCCGCGGGCGTGGTTGGCCTGGGCACGCCGCTGGCCCTTCTCCTCGCGCTGGCGCTGCACCAGGTGCGTCGCGGGCAGGCCCTTTACCGGACGGCGATCTTCTTGCCTGTCGCCATCACCACCGTGGTCGCGGCCATCTTCTGGCGCTGGCTCTATCAGCCCTACGCCGGGCCGCTGGCGCTGCTGTGGCAAGTTCTCGGCTGGCGCCCCATCGCCTGGCTCAACGATGTGGCCTTGCCCGCGCTGATCCTCATGGCGCTTTGGAAACAGACCGGCTACTACGTATTGGTCTACCTGGCGGGCTTGACCGCGCTGCCGGCTGAGGTGCATGAGGCCGCGCGGCTGGATGGCGCAGGCTGGCTGGCCGAAACCTGGTACGTTACCCTGCCGCTGCTGCGCCCCATCACCGCGTTCGTGCTCATCACCGGCAGCATCTTCGCCCTGGAGAGCTTTGGCCCGGTCTACGTCCTGACCGGCGGCGGCCCGGCCGGCGCCACCACCACCCTGGTGCTCTATCTGTACGAACGCGCCTTCGCCTTTTCCGAGCTGGGCTACGCCGCGGCCCTGGGCTGGGCGCTTTTCGTGCTGCTCATTCCGTTGATCTGGCTGCAATTCCGCCTCTGGGGCCGCGCCGAGGTTGCAGCATGA